In the Methanococcus maripaludis genome, one interval contains:
- a CDS encoding hydroxymethylglutaryl-CoA synthase, whose product MKEVGIVGYGSDLPKYRIKAEDIAGAWGKDAQAIKRGLVVNEKSVPGPDEDTATISVQAARRALSRAGINPKDIGAVYVGSESHPYAVKPTSGIVAEACGVSPDFTAADLEFACKAGTAGIQMCMGLVGSDMMEYAMAVGADTAQGAPGDALEYTAAAGGAAYIIGAKKEELIAKFNGTYSYTTDTPDFWRREHEHYPKHGGRFTGEPAYFKHVLNGAKGMMAKMDTTAKDYDYCVFHQPNGKFYISAAKQLGFTEEQYKYGLLTPYLGNTYSGAVPLGLSNILDHAKADDRIFVVSYGSGAGSDAFDITVTDRISEVVDKAITTEKLLESKKYVDYAVYLKYRGKIRM is encoded by the coding sequence ATGAAAGAAGTAGGTATTGTAGGATATGGAAGTGACCTTCCAAAATACAGGATAAAAGCGGAAGATATCGCTGGTGCTTGGGGTAAAGATGCTCAAGCAATCAAAAGAGGCCTTGTTGTAAACGAGAAAAGCGTTCCAGGGCCTGACGAAGATACTGCAACAATCTCAGTACAGGCTGCAAGAAGAGCATTATCAAGAGCAGGAATTAACCCAAAAGATATTGGTGCTGTTTACGTAGGAAGTGAAAGCCACCCTTACGCAGTAAAACCAACATCCGGAATTGTTGCTGAAGCGTGTGGTGTATCGCCAGACTTTACCGCAGCAGATTTAGAATTTGCATGTAAAGCAGGAACTGCAGGAATCCAGATGTGTATGGGTTTAGTTGGAAGCGACATGATGGAATACGCAATGGCAGTTGGTGCAGATACTGCTCAAGGGGCTCCAGGAGATGCTCTTGAATACACTGCCGCAGCAGGTGGTGCTGCGTACATCATCGGTGCAAAAAAAGAAGAACTTATCGCTAAATTCAATGGAACATACTCTTACACCACAGATACTCCAGATTTCTGGAGAAGAGAACATGAACATTACCCAAAACACGGTGGTAGATTTACAGGGGAACCTGCATACTTCAAGCACGTTTTAAACGGTGCAAAAGGTATGATGGCAAAAATGGATACAACAGCAAAAGATTACGACTACTGTGTATTCCACCAGCCAAATGGAAAATTCTACATAAGTGCAGCTAAACAATTAGGGTTTACCGAAGAACAATACAAATACGGACTTTTAACACCGTACTTAGGAAACACCTACTCAGGAGCAGTTCCACTCGGACTTTCAAACATTTTAGACCATGCAAAAGCAGATGACAGAATCTTCGTTGTATCATATGGTAGTGGTGCAGGAAGTGATGCATTTGATATTACAGTAACTGACAGAATTTCAGAAGTGGTCGACAAAGCAATAACCACTGAAAAACTCTTGGAAAGTAAAAAATACGTAGATTACGCAGTTTACTTGAAATACAGAGGAAAAATTAGAATGTAA
- a CDS encoding thiolase domain-containing protein has protein sequence MKDVAIIGYGQTKFGELWEESFRSLIVEAGTKAIIDANVDGDDIDAMYVGTMSGGLFVGQEHTASLIADYAGLNPIPCTRVEAACASGSLALRSAVLSIASGAHDVVLVGGVEKMTDVSDATSAIATASDQEWEAFVGATFPSLYAMMAKRYMQQYGLTIEQLSSWSAIAHENAVHNRYAQFRSKVTIDQIMRASPVADPLTLLHCSPVSDGASALIICDAEKATQYAPKDEIIYIKASTQASDTIALHDRKDMTTLNAAKVASNKAYEIAGINASHVDVAEVHDCFAINGLVLTEDLGFCKKGEAGKVVEAGKTRIDDESFVTVNPSGGLKAAGHALGATGIRQVGELYWQLKQDKECKDRQTAIKNGYAIAANVGGTGGTVCTHILSNKR, from the coding sequence ATGAAGGATGTAGCAATTATAGGATACGGACAGACCAAATTTGGTGAACTCTGGGAAGAATCATTCAGAAGTTTAATTGTAGAAGCAGGAACTAAAGCAATCATTGATGCAAACGTTGATGGAGACGACATTGATGCAATGTACGTCGGTACAATGAGCGGTGGTCTTTTTGTAGGACAAGAACACACTGCATCATTAATTGCAGACTATGCTGGATTAAACCCAATTCCATGCACCAGAGTTGAAGCAGCATGTGCTTCAGGAAGTTTAGCATTGAGAAGTGCAGTTTTATCTATTGCAAGCGGTGCACACGATGTTGTTTTAGTCGGTGGTGTTGAAAAAATGACCGATGTTTCAGATGCAACCTCAGCAATCGCAACAGCATCAGATCAGGAATGGGAAGCTTTCGTAGGTGCAACATTCCCATCACTCTACGCAATGATGGCAAAAAGATACATGCAACAATACGGCTTAACCATTGAACAACTCTCAAGCTGGAGTGCTATCGCTCACGAAAACGCAGTTCACAATAGATATGCTCAGTTTAGATCAAAAGTAACCATTGATCAAATTATGAGGGCATCCCCAGTTGCAGACCCCTTAACATTATTACACTGCTCACCAGTTTCAGACGGTGCTTCCGCACTTATCATCTGTGATGCAGAAAAAGCGACACAATATGCTCCAAAAGATGAAATCATATACATAAAAGCATCTACGCAGGCATCAGACACTATTGCATTACACGATAGAAAAGATATGACCACATTAAATGCTGCAAAAGTTGCGTCAAACAAAGCATATGAAATTGCAGGAATTAATGCGAGTCATGTCGATGTTGCAGAAGTCCACGATTGTTTTGCAATTAACGGATTGGTATTGACTGAAGACTTAGGATTCTGTAAAAAAGGAGAAGCTGGAAAAGTTGTAGAAGCTGGAAAAACCAGAATCGATGACGAAAGCTTTGTTACAGTAAACCCAAGTGGTGGATTAAAAGCTGCTGGTCACGCATTAGGTGCCACAGGAATTAGACAGGTCGGTGAACTTTACTGGCAGTTAAAACAGGATAAAGAATGTAAAGATAGACAAACTGCAATTAAAAACGGATACGCTATTGCAGCAAACGTTGGTGGAACAGGCGGTACAGTCTGCACACATATTTTATCAAACAAACGATAA
- a CDS encoding Zn-ribbon domain-containing OB-fold protein: MVVRTWRSMQERYNLIGSKCKTCGTVYFPARSVCPECRRKGELEDFKFEGKGKVYTYSVVYAAPKDFEKQSPYVIGIVELEEGTKVTAQIDCELEEVKIGMPVETVFRKIREDGCDGVISYGYKFVPTEQ, translated from the coding sequence ATGGTAGTAAGAACCTGGAGAAGCATGCAAGAAAGGTACAACCTTATTGGATCAAAATGTAAAACATGTGGAACCGTTTACTTCCCTGCAAGAAGTGTCTGCCCAGAATGCAGAAGAAAGGGAGAGTTGGAAGATTTCAAATTTGAAGGTAAAGGTAAAGTGTACACTTACTCGGTAGTATATGCTGCACCAAAGGACTTTGAAAAACAGTCCCCATATGTAATTGGTATCGTAGAACTTGAAGAAGGTACGAAAGTTACAGCTCAGATCGACTGCGAACTTGAAGAAGTTAAAATAGGAATGCCTGTCGAAACCGTCTTTAGAAAAATAAGGGAAGACGGATGCGATGGGGTAATCAGCTACGGATACAAGTTCGTTCCAACCGAACAATAA
- the cobQ gene encoding cobyric acid synthase CobQ produces the protein MAKFIMVVGTSSNSGKTVLVSGICRMLSNKGYKVAPFKSQNMSLNSRVSIEDGEIAVAQYTQAMAARAEPSVHFNPILLKPKGNFISQVIVHGTPYEDRDYNEYRSNKDDMLEKIKESIDYLDTNYDYVVIEGAGSCCEINLLKDDIANLRIAEISGADAILVSDIDRGGVFAAIYGTVQLLPENWRKLLKGFVINKFRGNIDVLKDGFEKIEELTNIPVIGTIPYDETLILPEEDSQALEGKRVFGNLKSPIEVNIVKFSKIANFTDVDPLSSDCLMRYLDFNDDITGDILILPGTRCSTVEMDLMKKHGMDKKIMEFIERGGIILGICGGYQTLGKMLIDENFSEGDVGTISGLGLFDMETTFGNKKAIKNSTGKISIFDQNFDVAGYELHEGYSVSNETPLISLSRGFGNCGNSYDGSFKVVGNSYIFGTYFHGILENFEFRNYLVNIVNNRKNLSKIENDNYAEIFNKNMDKLSKLIEESLDLSKIIK, from the coding sequence ATGGCTAAATTTATCATGGTCGTAGGAACCTCTTCAAACAGTGGGAAAACGGTTTTAGTGTCTGGAATTTGCAGGATGTTATCAAACAAAGGTTACAAGGTAGCACCTTTTAAATCACAGAACATGAGTTTAAATTCAAGAGTCAGCATTGAGGATGGGGAAATTGCAGTAGCGCAGTATACTCAAGCAATGGCTGCAAGAGCTGAACCTTCTGTTCATTTTAACCCGATTTTATTAAAGCCAAAAGGTAATTTTATATCGCAAGTTATAGTTCATGGAACTCCTTATGAAGATAGGGATTATAATGAATACCGATCAAATAAGGACGACATGCTCGAAAAAATAAAAGAAAGTATCGATTATTTGGATACAAATTATGATTACGTCGTAATTGAGGGGGCTGGAAGCTGTTGTGAGATAAATTTATTAAAAGATGATATAGCAAACCTAAGAATTGCAGAAATTTCTGGAGCTGATGCAATTTTAGTATCTGATATTGATAGAGGCGGAGTTTTCGCAGCAATTTATGGAACAGTTCAGTTACTCCCGGAAAATTGGAGAAAACTCTTAAAAGGATTTGTAATCAATAAATTTAGGGGAAATATCGACGTTTTAAAAGATGGATTTGAAAAAATCGAGGAACTGACAAACATTCCTGTTATTGGAACTATTCCCTATGACGAAACATTGATACTTCCTGAAGAAGACAGTCAGGCTTTGGAAGGTAAGAGGGTATTTGGAAATTTAAAAAGCCCTATTGAAGTAAACATTGTTAAATTTTCAAAAATTGCAAATTTTACAGATGTTGATCCGCTTTCAAGCGACTGTTTAATGAGATATCTTGATTTTAACGATGATATAACTGGAGATATCTTGATTTTGCCGGGAACCAGATGTTCAACCGTTGAAATGGATTTAATGAAGAAACACGGAATGGATAAAAAAATAATGGAATTCATAGAACGTGGGGGAATAATTCTTGGAATCTGCGGGGGGTATCAAACACTTGGAAAAATGTTAATTGATGAAAATTTTTCAGAAGGCGACGTTGGAACGATTTCAGGACTCGGGCTATTTGATATGGAAACGACTTTTGGAAATAAAAAGGCGATAAAAAACTCAACTGGAAAAATATCAATTTTTGATCAAAATTTTGATGTGGCGGGCTATGAATTACATGAAGGATATTCAGTTTCAAATGAAACTCCCTTAATATCACTTTCAAGAGGTTTTGGAAATTGCGGGAATTCATATGACGGTTCCTTTAAGGTAGTAGGGAATTCCTATATTTTCGGAACCTATTTTCACGGGATACTCGAAAATTTCGAATTTAGAAATTACCTCGTAAATATTGTAAACAACAGAAAAAACCTATCAAAAATTGAAAATGATAATTACGCTGAAATTTTCAATAAAAATATGGATAAATTATCTAAACTAATCGAGGAAAGTCTCGATCTTTCAAAAATTATAAAATAA
- the hisC gene encoding histidinol-phosphate transaminase translates to MSIDDKVRAIVKEFKAYVPGKSKEEIARNYGIDPEKIIKLGSNENPWGCSPKIAEKLMDEVSKLHQYPQPINPELMDEISKFTKMPVENIIVGGDGADEVIDNIMRILIDEGDEVIIPIPTFTQYAISAKIHGANIKWAKFDEENEFKLDIESVLNNITEKTKAIFLCTPNNPTGNVIPTEDIKKIVESTDALVMIDHAYIEYSNEDYDLTDWALKYDNVLVLRTFSKVFGLAGQRVGYGVTSKKIVDYMMRIKPIFSLTRASQASAITALQDKEFFEKCLNEGIESREEIYNGLKKFKQLEVYPTEANYMLVKVKNGMNSSEFCEVLLKKGVIVRDCYSFEGLEPYYFRVSIGTFDENERFLKIMSEVVE, encoded by the coding sequence ATGTCAATTGATGATAAAGTAAGAGCAATAGTTAAAGAATTTAAAGCGTACGTTCCAGGAAAGTCAAAAGAAGAAATTGCAAGAAATTATGGAATAGATCCTGAAAAAATTATTAAATTGGGTTCAAATGAAAACCCATGGGGCTGTTCGCCAAAAATTGCAGAAAAATTAATGGATGAAGTTTCGAAACTCCACCAGTACCCCCAACCAATAAATCCTGAATTAATGGATGAAATAAGTAAATTTACAAAAATGCCTGTTGAAAACATCATTGTTGGTGGAGATGGGGCGGATGAAGTAATCGATAACATCATGAGAATATTAATCGATGAAGGCGATGAAGTAATCATTCCAATTCCAACATTTACACAGTACGCAATTTCTGCAAAAATCCACGGTGCAAACATAAAATGGGCAAAATTTGACGAAGAAAATGAATTTAAATTGGATATTGAAAGCGTTTTAAATAATATTACTGAAAAAACAAAAGCAATATTCTTATGCACGCCAAATAACCCGACTGGAAACGTAATTCCAACCGAAGATATTAAAAAAATCGTTGAAAGTACGGATGCACTCGTAATGATTGACCATGCGTACATTGAATATTCAAATGAAGATTACGATTTAACAGACTGGGCTTTAAAATACGACAATGTGCTTGTTTTAAGAACATTTTCAAAAGTATTTGGACTTGCAGGACAGAGGGTCGGTTATGGGGTTACAAGTAAAAAAATTGTTGACTACATGATGAGAATAAAACCAATCTTTAGTTTAACAAGGGCTTCCCAAGCGTCTGCAATAACTGCACTTCAAGATAAAGAATTCTTTGAAAAATGCTTAAACGAAGGAATTGAAAGCAGGGAAGAAATCTACAATGGTTTGAAAAAATTTAAACAGCTCGAAGTCTACCCTACTGAAGCAAACTACATGCTTGTAAAAGTTAAAAACGGCATGAATTCGAGTGAATTTTGTGAAGTTCTTTTGAAAAAAGGAGTAATCGTAAGGGACTGTTATTCATTTGAAGGGCTTGAACCATATTATTTCAGAGTTTCAATAGGAACATTTGACGAAAACGAGAGATTTTTGAAAATAATGTCCGAAGTAGTCGAATAA
- a CDS encoding DUF2100 domain-containing protein — MSETQHSKELIKRAVETISKTKTVSTTQNLSQNNDKKTFSDAKAGKIDTLEFKKAVHSLFEADEDLYKYAPNHDLDEEKAKEFSKLLFEAQKHINNVLSGFGFDFETISLDGQALYIVSNKKVLKSLKDINPDLNIISTEGVLEIEDMKVVNPKIPEKALLGIEKKCKITKEQISKVISNISPSKVVVLVKDGDVADELIYIRAKELYNAEKLNADEIL, encoded by the coding sequence ATGTCAGAAACACAGCATTCAAAAGAATTAATTAAAAGGGCCGTTGAAACAATTTCAAAAACAAAAACAGTTTCAACTACTCAAAATTTAAGCCAGAATAATGATAAAAAGACATTTTCAGATGCAAAAGCAGGTAAAATCGATACTTTAGAATTTAAAAAGGCAGTTCATTCGCTTTTTGAGGCAGATGAAGATCTATACAAATATGCACCAAATCATGATCTGGATGAAGAAAAAGCTAAAGAATTTTCAAAACTTCTTTTTGAAGCTCAAAAACATATTAACAATGTCTTAAGCGGATTTGGATTTGATTTTGAAACAATTTCTTTGGATGGACAGGCACTTTATATTGTAAGCAATAAAAAAGTATTAAAATCCTTAAAAGACATCAATCCTGACTTGAATATTATTTCAACAGAAGGAGTCTTGGAAATTGAGGATATGAAAGTTGTAAATCCTAAAATTCCTGAAAAAGCTTTATTGGGAATAGAAAAAAAATGTAAAATCACAAAAGAGCAGATTTCAAAAGTTATATCAAACATATCCCCGTCTAAAGTTGTAGTGCTTGTTAAAGATGGAGACGTTGCCGATGAATTGATCTACATAAGAGCAAAAGAACTCTACAACGCGGAAAAATTAAATGCTGATGAAATACTTTAA
- a CDS encoding TIGR00300 family protein has product MFMREIELKGHIIDSFILAKVFDRTLELGGDYKVLEFDIGKKKTDVSYAKLLISGTSEQHLDQILEELQNVGANIPEIENANLKPALKDSVLPDGFYSTTNHPTHVKVNDEWIEVANPKMDAVIVVYPEEKRAETKVMRKVKKGDFVVIGHNGIRVMPPEKSREAGQLFEFMNSEVSSEKPKEAIIKRIAKEMYEIREEYKKTGTGGIAIVGGPAIIHTGGGPALAKMVELGYIQAILAGNALATHDIESALFGTSLGVDIKTAKPVTGGHKHHIYAINTIIDAGCIKNAVESGTLKEGIMYQCIKNEIPYVLAGSIRDDGPLPDVITDAMVAQDEMRTMVMDKKMVIMLSTLLHSVATGNLMPSYIKTVCVDIQPSTVTKLMDRGTSQAIGVVTDVGVFLVLLLKELERLELQE; this is encoded by the coding sequence ATGTTCATGAGGGAAATTGAATTAAAAGGACACATAATTGACAGCTTTATACTCGCAAAAGTATTTGACAGAACTTTGGAACTTGGCGGAGACTATAAAGTTTTGGAATTTGATATCGGGAAGAAAAAAACCGATGTATCATATGCAAAATTGTTAATTTCTGGAACTTCTGAACAGCATCTTGACCAAATCCTTGAAGAACTTCAAAATGTCGGTGCAAATATCCCTGAAATTGAAAATGCCAATTTAAAACCTGCTTTAAAAGACAGTGTTTTACCAGATGGATTTTATTCAACTACAAATCACCCAACACACGTAAAAGTAAATGATGAATGGATAGAAGTTGCAAATCCAAAGATGGATGCTGTAATTGTTGTTTATCCTGAAGAAAAAAGGGCAGAAACAAAAGTAATGAGAAAAGTGAAAAAAGGAGACTTTGTAGTAATTGGCCACAACGGAATCAGAGTAATGCCTCCTGAAAAGTCAAGAGAAGCAGGACAGCTTTTTGAATTCATGAACTCAGAAGTATCTTCAGAAAAGCCAAAAGAAGCAATTATTAAGAGAATTGCAAAGGAAATGTACGAAATACGGGAAGAGTATAAAAAAACAGGAACAGGCGGAATTGCAATTGTTGGCGGCCCTGCAATTATACACACCGGTGGAGGCCCTGCTTTAGCAAAAATGGTCGAACTTGGATATATTCAAGCAATTTTGGCAGGAAATGCACTTGCAACCCATGATATTGAATCAGCACTCTTTGGAACTTCACTTGGAGTAGATATAAAAACTGCAAAACCTGTAACTGGCGGGCACAAACACCATATCTATGCAATAAATACGATAATTGATGCAGGATGCATTAAAAACGCAGTCGAGAGTGGCACATTAAAAGAAGGTATAATGTATCAGTGCATAAAAAATGAGATTCCATATGTACTTGCGGGAAGTATTAGAGATGATGGACCACTTCCAGATGTTATAACCGATGCTATGGTTGCACAGGATGAAATGAGAACTATGGTAATGGATAAAAAAATGGTTATCATGCTTTCAACACTTTTACACTCTGTTGCAACGGGTAACTTAATGCCTTCATACATAAAAACAGTCTGTGTCGACATACAGCCTTCAACAGTTACTAAATTAATGGATAGGGGAACTTCACAGGCTATCGGAGTAGTTACTGATGTAGGGGTATTTTTAGTACTTCTTTTGAAAGAATTAGAAAGACTTGAATTACAGGAATAA
- a CDS encoding ATP-dependent DNA helicase → MDFYEFKEYSKEKFPYHGMRSQQEVLMGKIYECVTNKKNLVVEAPTGVGKTLSYLIPALYFAERGKRVMILTETIDQQERIVEDLNSLKHNLKVSFMMGKGNFFCKSKGEKANTLYCQLNKGCIYRPNKKPVCVCGTKKEKIEFDGNIKFYCPLCMCDYQKAKIECFDANIIVMNNTIYYYLKDEIDKKKQTDIVICDEAHKLEGSIRNAATIVINPKYALRRLRFMAYHYSNSRLRVHMDRVSEEEDEIFWTIVQDYVVKNAAGKDCKNSLVFDGFKITSFGLKEDVAILGTLLEGYNDIVKIKEKIEDLNENEELDKKDLKFKIDNKGLIPLELQFIADRRISDVPLVEFLENLGNLRNITGNFVVYKNNGSILCEPVLVSNYLNKLYGDASVVHCSATLGDLNIHAIKTGMGKSETLLLDSPFSKDRRNIISLSDGEDMKFNSTDFQSNNKKRNKANENLFKMVKAAKGNTLILFKSFGDLKTAHEYFLDAGYRGNIYCYESGMDGKAAKKLKEDFQKYGGLLLATGRFAEGVDIPGDALTCVIIDSLPFPVPTPLLKREQTLLEERLKSRKVKDAHWSAFLMTSFHIMARTVIQMIGRLIRTETDYGVVIIQDKRFNEWVGSEMLKRKYLKDKFLPMSVDTAEEYIPKFMKKMKEDNLKNSSFFK, encoded by the coding sequence ATGGATTTTTACGAATTTAAAGAATATTCTAAAGAAAAATTTCCTTATCATGGAATGCGGTCCCAGCAAGAAGTTTTAATGGGAAAAATTTACGAATGTGTAACCAATAAGAAAAACCTTGTAGTTGAAGCTCCAACGGGAGTTGGAAAGACATTATCATACTTAATTCCTGCATTGTACTTTGCAGAACGTGGAAAAAGGGTAATGATTCTTACGGAAACGATTGACCAGCAAGAAAGAATCGTAGAAGATTTGAATTCATTAAAACACAATTTAAAAGTATCTTTCATGATGGGGAAGGGAAACTTTTTCTGTAAATCAAAAGGGGAAAAAGCAAACACACTGTACTGCCAATTAAATAAAGGATGTATTTACAGGCCAAACAAAAAACCGGTCTGTGTTTGTGGTACAAAAAAGGAAAAGATTGAATTTGATGGAAATATAAAATTTTACTGTCCGCTTTGTATGTGTGATTATCAAAAAGCAAAGATCGAATGCTTTGATGCAAACATAATCGTGATGAACAACACTATTTACTATTATTTAAAAGACGAAATCGACAAAAAGAAACAAACTGACATTGTAATCTGTGACGAGGCCCACAAACTTGAGGGAAGTATTAGGAATGCGGCAACAATTGTAATAAATCCAAAATATGCTTTAAGAAGACTTAGATTTATGGCATACCACTACTCAAATTCAAGGTTGAGGGTGCATATGGATAGAGTATCTGAGGAAGAAGACGAGATTTTCTGGACAATTGTTCAAGATTACGTTGTAAAAAATGCGGCTGGAAAAGATTGTAAAAATTCGCTGGTATTTGATGGATTTAAGATTACTTCATTTGGATTAAAAGAAGATGTAGCAATTTTAGGAACTCTTCTTGAAGGATACAACGATATAGTTAAAATTAAGGAAAAAATCGAAGATTTAAATGAAAACGAAGAACTTGACAAAAAAGATTTGAAATTTAAAATTGATAACAAGGGTTTGATCCCACTAGAACTTCAATTTATTGCAGATAGGAGAATTTCAGACGTTCCACTCGTTGAATTTTTGGAAAATTTGGGTAATCTTAGAAATATTACTGGAAATTTTGTCGTGTATAAAAACAACGGATCGATTCTCTGTGAACCTGTGCTCGTTTCAAATTATTTAAATAAACTTTACGGGGATGCATCAGTAGTTCACTGTTCGGCAACACTTGGAGATTTAAATATTCACGCAATAAAGACTGGTATGGGAAAAAGTGAAACGCTGCTTCTTGACAGCCCCTTTTCAAAAGATAGGCGAAATATAATTTCACTCTCAGACGGGGAAGATATGAAATTTAATTCAACGGATTTCCAATCAAACAATAAAAAACGAAATAAAGCAAATGAAAATCTGTTTAAAATGGTAAAAGCTGCAAAAGGAAACACTTTGATACTTTTTAAAAGTTTTGGGGATTTAAAAACTGCTCACGAATATTTTTTGGATGCAGGATATCGTGGAAACATATACTGCTATGAATCAGGAATGGACGGAAAAGCTGCAAAAAAACTAAAAGAAGACTTTCAAAAATACGGCGGACTCCTTTTAGCAACGGGAAGATTTGCAGAAGGTGTAGATATCCCCGGTGATGCATTAACATGTGTTATAATCGATAGTTTACCGTTTCCAGTTCCAACACCGCTTTTAAAAAGAGAACAAACACTTCTCGAAGAACGATTGAAGTCGAGAAAAGTTAAAGATGCCCACTGGAGTGCATTTTTAATGACGTCGTTTCATATAATGGCAAGAACCGTAATACAGATGATTGGACGATTAATCAGAACTGAAACGGATTATGGTGTTGTAATTATACAGGATAAACGATTCAATGAATGGGTGGGTTCAGAAATGTTAAAAAGAAAATATCTAAAAGATAAATTTTTACCAATGTCTGTCGATACCGCTGAAGAATACATTCCAAAATTCATGAAAAAGATGAAAGAAGATAATTTGAAAAACAGTTCTTTTTTTAAATAA
- the glgP gene encoding alpha-glucan family phosphorylase encodes MKNTAYFSMEFAIDQSLKTYAGGLGFLAGSHFRAAKRLNVPLVGVSMLWSYGYYDQVRDREGRMKVENIRKYYDFLTDIDLKVPVVINGTNIWVKAYKLEENTFNTCPIYFLTTDIPENDHLSRTISYGLYDGNNLTHIAQEIVLGIGGYKVIRECENVKLFHINEAHSLPIAFKMLEDYGIDYVKEHLLFTTHTPIPAGNETQDINLLKSMGFFGSIDTKTAEKYGGNPFNLTVAALRMCKRSNAVSELHRETSEKMWAWVTNREPIINITNAQDKYYWQDTQIKEAAEKKDIKMLRERKLELKKQLFEEVADQTGSLFDPNILTVVWARRFADYKRPSFLLRDEKRFKNLLKTGKIQILWAGKPHPADANAQITFNWIVSKTRELKNVSVLTGYELKLSKLLKQGSDVWLNTPRRPNEASGTSGMTASMNASIHMSTMDGWHVEWAKAYPEDSFTIGDGVNLDENYEANEMYKYLEEAIKIYDTDKWWEKAANAVNHVVEYFDAERMIIEYDKKLYSD; translated from the coding sequence ATGAAAAACACTGCTTATTTTAGCATGGAGTTTGCAATCGATCAGTCTTTAAAGACGTATGCAGGAGGACTCGGGTTTTTAGCAGGATCCCATTTTAGAGCAGCAAAAAGACTAAATGTACCGCTAGTTGGCGTTTCCATGCTATGGAGCTACGGATACTACGACCAAGTACGGGATCGTGAAGGTCGTATGAAAGTTGAAAATATAAGGAAATACTACGATTTTTTAACAGATATTGATTTAAAAGTTCCAGTGGTAATAAACGGAACAAATATATGGGTTAAAGCGTACAAATTAGAAGAAAATACGTTTAATACATGTCCAATCTATTTTTTAACTACTGATATTCCAGAAAATGATCATTTATCGAGAACTATTTCTTACGGACTATATGATGGGAATAATTTAACCCACATCGCTCAAGAAATCGTTCTGGGAATCGGAGGATACAAAGTCATTCGAGAATGTGAAAATGTAAAACTTTTTCATATCAACGAAGCTCATTCTCTACCAATTGCATTTAAAATGCTCGAAGACTACGGAATTGATTATGTAAAAGAGCATCTTTTATTTACAACGCACACCCCAATTCCTGCTGGAAATGAAACACAGGATATAAATCTTTTAAAAAGCATGGGATTTTTTGGAAGTATCGATACGAAAACTGCTGAAAAATATGGTGGAAATCCATTTAATTTAACAGTCGCAGCTTTAAGAATGTGCAAACGATCAAATGCAGTTTCAGAACTTCACAGGGAAACTTCGGAAAAAATGTGGGCATGGGTGACTAATCGAGAGCCTATAATAAACATTACAAATGCACAGGATAAATATTACTGGCAAGATACTCAAATAAAGGAAGCTGCGGAAAAAAAAGATATAAAAATGCTCCGTGAACGTAAACTGGAATTAAAAAAGCAGCTTTTTGAAGAAGTAGCTGATCAAACGGGAAGTCTCTTTGATCCAAATATTTTAACTGTTGTGTGGGCAAGAAGATTTGCAGACTACAAAAGACCTTCATTTTTACTTCGAGACGAAAAAAGGTTTAAAAATTTATTGAAAACTGGAAAAATTCAGATACTCTGGGCCGGAAAACCGCACCCTGCAGATGCAAATGCGCAGATTACATTTAACTGGATAGTTTCAAAAACGAGGGAACTTAAAAATGTTTCAGTTTTGACTGGATATGAACTGAAACTCAGTAAACTTTTAAAACAGGGGTCTGATGTATGGTTAAACACCCCAAGAAGACCAAATGAGGCATCCGGAACTTCTGGAATGACTGCATCAATGAATGCATCGATACACATGAGTACAATGGATGGATGGCATGTTGAATGGGCAAAAGCTTATCCTGAGGACAGTTTTACTATCGGAGACGGGGTGAATCTCGATGAAAATTACGAAGCAAATGAAATGTACAAGTATCTTGAAGAAGCGATAAAGATTTACGATACTGACAAATGGTGGGAAAAGGCTGCAAATGCCGTAAACCACGTTGTAGAATATTTTGATGCTGAAAGAATGATAATAGAGTATGATAAAAAACTTTACAGTGATTAA